From a single Rhizobium lusitanum genomic region:
- a CDS encoding GumC family protein: protein MPGINNSQQDVDIDLALLFRAVWQRRLQVIAITLVGACLAFAVAKVISPEYRSETRILIEQRAPAFATTTQNSDAGSAPLLDELNIASQVQILQSADLVKQVITNLKLYEHPEFDAATRNSAFSDILVMLHLKKSSLDKAPEERMLDAFTNRLQVYQINSSRVIGVSFTSRDPDLAASVPNAMAQVYLSMQSGAKLDSNSEATRWLEPEIANLREKVSEAEKKVADYRSANGLLQTSDTNTFATQQLADISGQLAQVRGERANAEARAQAVRGALASGRSIDTLTDVSGSQTIQRLKATQSGLESQISDLSTSLMEGHPRLKSLRAQLTDIRQQIDRETQKILASIESEAKVAQLREQQLVGQSNTLKADSARAGQDEVGLNALVREATAQRQLLETYLARYREAASRVNKNSSPADARVVSQAVEPVDPYFPKVGPIVVVAALASFILTCIVIMLIELFSGRALRPVGPAEREALVQKESAARPITAANAQQGAVPASMLSVAADQALAREMEEKIDFGHLPHEAAEEMEDEEDFSIQSVADYLIDRGSRLAIAISPTGDNGSTATVMLARTIADAGCRIVLVDMTGTGCPSRLMAESDDLSGVTDLLCGEAAFADTIHPDRLSDAHLVPQGTSDVSRAMRGADRLSLILDALGSAYDIVLVECGAADVSGVAKLTRSKDTEILLSMPEPDEDQFMTAMTEFQKAGYEHIILMSGWRAERGSDARQHAA, encoded by the coding sequence ATGCCCGGCATCAACAACAGCCAGCAGGATGTTGATATTGATCTCGCGCTGCTCTTTCGCGCCGTATGGCAGCGACGGCTGCAGGTCATCGCCATTACGCTTGTCGGCGCTTGTCTGGCGTTTGCCGTCGCCAAGGTCATCTCCCCGGAATATCGCAGCGAAACCCGCATTCTGATCGAGCAGCGCGCGCCGGCATTTGCGACGACGACGCAGAATAGCGATGCGGGCTCGGCTCCCTTGCTGGACGAGCTCAATATCGCCAGCCAGGTGCAGATCCTGCAATCGGCCGATCTCGTCAAGCAGGTGATTACCAATCTGAAGCTTTATGAGCATCCGGAATTCGACGCGGCGACCAGAAACTCCGCCTTTTCCGATATTCTGGTCATGCTGCACCTGAAGAAGAGCTCGCTCGATAAAGCGCCGGAAGAGCGGATGCTCGATGCCTTCACCAACCGGCTGCAGGTCTATCAGATCAACAGTTCCCGCGTCATCGGCGTCAGCTTCACGTCCCGCGACCCGGATTTAGCCGCCAGCGTTCCGAACGCCATGGCGCAGGTCTATCTGTCGATGCAGAGCGGCGCCAAGCTCGATTCCAATAGCGAGGCGACACGCTGGCTGGAGCCGGAGATCGCCAATCTGCGCGAGAAGGTCAGCGAAGCCGAAAAGAAGGTCGCCGACTACCGCTCCGCCAATGGCCTTCTGCAGACCAGCGACACCAATACCTTCGCGACACAGCAGCTTGCCGATATTTCCGGTCAGCTGGCGCAGGTGCGCGGTGAAAGGGCCAATGCCGAAGCACGCGCCCAGGCCGTGCGTGGCGCACTTGCCTCCGGCCGTTCCATCGATACCCTCACCGACGTCTCGGGCTCGCAAACCATCCAGCGGCTGAAGGCAACGCAATCCGGTCTGGAATCGCAGATCTCAGATCTGTCCACGAGCCTGATGGAGGGACATCCCCGGCTGAAGAGCCTGCGCGCCCAGCTGACCGATATCCGACAGCAGATCGACCGCGAGACGCAGAAGATTCTCGCCAGCATCGAGAGCGAAGCCAAGGTCGCGCAGTTGCGTGAACAGCAGCTTGTGGGGCAATCGAACACGCTGAAGGCTGACAGCGCGCGGGCAGGGCAGGATGAAGTCGGCCTCAATGCGCTGGTACGTGAAGCGACCGCGCAACGGCAGTTGCTGGAAACCTATCTCGCCCGCTATCGGGAGGCCGCTTCCCGCGTCAACAAGAATTCGAGCCCGGCGGATGCCCGCGTCGTCTCCCAGGCCGTCGAGCCGGTCGATCCCTATTTCCCCAAAGTCGGGCCGATCGTCGTCGTCGCCGCGCTCGCATCCTTCATCCTGACCTGCATTGTCATCATGCTGATCGAGCTCTTCAGCGGCCGCGCCCTGCGACCCGTTGGCCCGGCGGAGCGCGAGGCTTTGGTTCAGAAAGAAAGCGCTGCTCGTCCGATAACCGCTGCCAATGCACAACAGGGTGCTGTGCCGGCAAGCATGCTCTCCGTCGCTGCCGATCAGGCATTGGCGCGCGAGATGGAAGAGAAGATCGATTTCGGACATTTGCCCCACGAGGCAGCTGAAGAGATGGAAGACGAGGAGGATTTCTCCATACAGTCGGTCGCCGACTATCTGATCGACCGTGGCTCCCGCCTCGCCATTGCCATATCGCCGACCGGTGACAATGGCTCGACGGCAACCGTGATGCTGGCGCGCACCATTGCCGATGCCGGATGCCGCATCGTGCTTGTCGATATGACGGGAACCGGCTGCCCGTCGCGGCTGATGGCCGAATCCGACGATCTTTCAGGCGTGACGGACCTTCTCTGCGGGGAGGCCGCCTTTGCCGATACCATTCACCCCGATCGGCTATCCGACGCCCATCTCGTGCCGCAGGGCACCAGCGACGTCAGTCGCGCGATGCGCGGCGCCGACCGTCTGTCGCTCATCCTCGATGCGCTCGGTTCGGCCTATGACATCGTTCTGGTCGAATGCGGTGCCGCCGACGTCTCCGGCGTCGCCAAACTGACGCGTAGCAAGGATACGGAAATCCTGCTTTCCATGCCGGAGCCCGACGAAGACCAGTTCATGACGGCGATGACGGAATTCCAGAAGGCGGGCTATGAGCACATCATCCTGATGTCCGGCTGGCGCGCCGAGCGTGGCTCCGACGCTCGCCAGCACGCGGCCTGA
- a CDS encoding GNAT family N-acetyltransferase, translating to MQRQKLDIADMPATNAVRWDIASAAVPSAANGSINIEVFDNMAPLEAEWRALEQDDLASLHQSYDWCAAWVETSGHRLAIVSGSFNGRTAFILPLEIVRTKGVRRAEFIGARHSNINTGLFSAEFLETAADGITVSLQAEIVQALRSKADLMLLRNVPLAWRGRKSPLASLPAVENQNHAFQLPFLGSFEATLKQVNAKRRRKKFKHQSRILDDKGGYEHVIAGPDQQDALLDLFFQQKAVRFKAAGLPDVFRDASTQSALHRLLAHRDVAGSNTTLEMHALRLKGEHEGHIPAVAALSRKGDHVICQFASIDETLVPEASPGELLFWLMIERLHREGVALFDFGIGDQGYKRSWCPVETVQHDLILPTSAVGHVAAFAQRGMTRAKTAIKASPWLYGLIQRQRARQGGGSASTEEIDKD from the coding sequence ACATCGAAGTCTTCGACAATATGGCGCCGTTGGAAGCCGAATGGCGAGCGTTGGAGCAGGACGATCTCGCCTCGCTTCACCAGAGCTATGACTGGTGCGCGGCCTGGGTCGAAACCTCTGGGCATCGACTGGCAATCGTCAGCGGCTCTTTCAACGGGCGCACCGCATTCATCCTGCCGCTAGAGATCGTCCGCACCAAAGGCGTGCGCCGTGCCGAATTCATCGGCGCACGTCATAGCAATATTAATACCGGTTTGTTCTCCGCGGAATTTCTGGAGACCGCAGCCGATGGCATCACGGTCTCACTACAGGCCGAGATCGTGCAGGCGCTGCGCAGCAAGGCCGACCTGATGTTGCTGCGCAATGTGCCGCTCGCATGGCGCGGCCGCAAAAGCCCCCTCGCCTCGCTGCCAGCGGTCGAAAACCAGAACCACGCCTTTCAACTGCCTTTCCTCGGCTCCTTCGAAGCAACCCTGAAACAGGTGAATGCGAAGCGGCGGCGCAAGAAATTCAAACACCAAAGCCGCATCCTCGATGACAAGGGTGGCTATGAGCATGTGATCGCGGGGCCTGATCAACAGGATGCGCTACTCGACCTGTTCTTCCAGCAGAAGGCAGTTCGCTTCAAGGCGGCGGGCTTGCCGGACGTGTTCCGGGATGCATCGACACAATCCGCCCTGCACCGGCTGTTAGCGCACCGGGACGTGGCAGGATCCAATACCACGCTCGAGATGCATGCGCTGCGGCTGAAAGGTGAGCATGAGGGCCACATCCCGGCGGTTGCCGCGTTATCGCGCAAGGGCGATCACGTCATCTGCCAGTTCGCCTCGATCGACGAGACGCTGGTTCCTGAGGCGAGCCCCGGCGAACTGCTATTCTGGCTGATGATCGAGCGGCTGCATCGCGAGGGCGTCGCCCTTTTCGACTTCGGCATTGGCGATCAGGGGTACAAGCGCTCCTGGTGCCCGGTGGAGACCGTGCAGCACGATCTGATCCTGCCGACTTCAGCGGTCGGCCATGTCGCGGCTTTCGCACAGAGAGGCATGACCCGCGCCAAGACGGCCATCAAGGCCAGTCCGTGGCTCTATGGCCTGATTCAGCGACAGCGGGCACGGCAAGGTGGCGGTTCCGCTTCAACGGAAGAGATCGACAAGGACTGA